A stretch of the Vagococcus xieshaowenii genome encodes the following:
- a CDS encoding glycoside hydrolase family 1 protein: MVKYQFPDNFWWGSAASGPQTEGKFEGDGKGQNVMDYWYDIEPEKFFNNVGPDNASRFYQTYKEDIQLMKETGHNSYRHSIQWSRLIPNGVGEVNQAAVDYYNDLINEMIANGIEPFMNLYHFDMPMPFQEKGGWLNRETVEAYVVYAQTCFELFGDRVKKWFTHNEPIVPVEAGYLYQFHYPNEINLKHAIQVGYHEMLASAMAVKVYHELKLDGQIGIILNLTPSYPRDENNPEDVKASIIADAMFNRSFLDPSVKGTFPTELVDIVKELDMMPEIKEGDLEIIQHNTIDLLGINYYQPRRVKAKETPINHEHGPMPEDYFDNYEMPGRKMNPHRGWEIYEKGIYDILTNVRENYGNIPCFISENGMGVEGEEKFRNAEGIIEDDYRIEFVSEHLKYVHQAIEEGTNCLGYHMWTCMDNWSWTNAYKNRYGFISVNLDKNWERSIKNSGRWFKQVSDNNGF; this comes from the coding sequence ATGGTGAAATATCAATTTCCCGATAATTTTTGGTGGGGTTCTGCTGCTAGTGGCCCACAAACAGAAGGTAAATTCGAAGGTGATGGTAAAGGACAAAACGTTATGGACTACTGGTATGACATTGAACCAGAAAAATTCTTTAACAATGTCGGTCCCGATAATGCGTCACGTTTTTATCAAACGTATAAAGAAGATATTCAATTAATGAAAGAAACCGGGCATAACTCGTACCGCCACTCTATCCAATGGAGTCGTTTGATTCCAAATGGGGTTGGTGAAGTCAATCAAGCCGCAGTTGACTATTACAATGATTTAATTAATGAAATGATAGCTAATGGCATTGAACCGTTTATGAACTTATATCATTTTGATATGCCGATGCCCTTCCAAGAAAAAGGTGGCTGGTTAAATCGTGAAACAGTTGAGGCGTATGTTGTTTACGCTCAGACTTGTTTTGAACTATTTGGAGACCGTGTAAAAAAATGGTTTACGCATAATGAGCCGATTGTTCCGGTTGAAGCAGGTTATCTTTACCAGTTCCATTATCCAAACGAAATCAACTTAAAACATGCCATTCAAGTAGGTTATCATGAAATGCTAGCGAGTGCGATGGCAGTTAAAGTTTATCATGAACTAAAATTAGACGGTCAAATCGGGATTATTTTGAATTTGACACCAAGTTATCCACGAGATGAGAATAATCCTGAAGATGTGAAGGCTTCTATCATTGCCGATGCCATGTTCAATCGTTCATTCTTAGACCCTTCTGTTAAAGGGACATTCCCTACCGAACTAGTCGACATCGTCAAAGAACTTGACATGATGCCTGAGATTAAAGAGGGTGATTTGGAGATTATTCAACACAACACCATCGACTTACTAGGGATTAATTATTATCAACCACGTCGTGTCAAAGCAAAAGAAACACCTATTAACCATGAACATGGTCCAATGCCTGAAGACTACTTTGATAATTACGAAATGCCTGGACGTAAAATGAACCCACACCGAGGTTGGGAAATTTATGAAAAAGGGATTTATGATATTTTAACAAATGTCAGAGAAAACTATGGTAATATTCCATGTTTTATTTCAGAAAATGGAATGGGTGTTGAGGGCGAAGAAAAATTCCGTAATGCTGAGGGTATCATTGAAGATGATTATAGAATTGAATTTGTTTCAGAACACTTGAAATACGTTCATCAAGCTATTGAAGAAGGTACTAACTGTTTAGGCTATCATATGTGGACTTGTATGGATAATTGGTCATGGACTAATGCTTATAAGAACAGATATGGTTTTATCTCTGTTAATTTAGATAAAAACTGGGAACGCTCAATTAAAAACAGCGGTCGTTGGTTTAAACAAGTCTCTGATAATAATGGATTCTAA